A genomic region of Natrarchaeobaculum sulfurireducens contains the following coding sequences:
- a CDS encoding transposase, which translates to MLLSTDNSQPLKAIKKEIKELFKEYGDEIDSPYDALERLPQKQLSEYGVEVGSVEETYIFQAIKERMHRHLRAGVERVFSRLKSFTGLDRVRARKKNNVETHVVLSAVALVAASLTAKRQGKPGLIRSPSRLI; encoded by the coding sequence GTGCTACTATCTACTGACAATAGCCAACCGCTGAAAGCGATCAAGAAGGAGATCAAAGAGCTGTTCAAGGAGTATGGTGACGAGATCGACAGTCCCTACGATGCCCTTGAGCGGCTCCCACAGAAACAGCTCTCGGAATACGGCGTCGAGGTGGGAAGCGTCGAGGAGACGTACATTTTTCAGGCGATCAAGGAGCGAATGCATCGACACCTGCGGGCAGGTGTCGAGCGAGTCTTCTCGCGTCTGAAGTCGTTTACCGGTCTTGACCGAGTCCGTGCGCGCAAGAAGAACAACGTCGAAACTCATGTCGTTCTCTCTGCGGTGGCACTGGTTGCAGCCTCACTGACCGCAAAACGTCAGGGCAAACCAGGGCTGATACGCTCGCCAAGCCGGTTGATCTGA
- a CDS encoding DNA-binding protein, giving the protein MSSENSVSKVVSVDEQAYEQADARAERDPDAEYVIDETPEFRATVEMEIQAKVDANHPDGIVDTSEDRIYGVTLAQEERIRAREEELEHISAQAEFGQQKGRAWRTRKKVEVMRREQRRSESRIDPREKLEREQLAAVNQQAQRLADDVQGGYSRAVIAKRIASRVLKGADMFEAVMETKEELLDEAGTIVPIGKLEEINRGEVSVEGCVIELWEPACSSQQQVGLIEDETGRTKFTVWKKSKQPLVDEGERVRFRAAAKNWYNGRCSIALTRWSQVVFPERDAWWE; this is encoded by the coding sequence ATGTCTAGTGAGAACTCAGTCAGTAAGGTCGTTTCGGTCGATGAACAGGCATACGAACAGGCAGACGCTCGAGCGGAGCGCGACCCCGACGCGGAGTACGTCATCGACGAAACCCCGGAGTTCCGGGCAACGGTTGAGATGGAGATTCAGGCGAAGGTGGATGCAAACCACCCAGACGGAATCGTCGATACAAGCGAGGATCGGATCTACGGCGTGACCCTGGCCCAGGAAGAGCGCATTCGAGCCAGAGAAGAAGAACTTGAGCACATCAGTGCTCAGGCCGAGTTCGGTCAGCAGAAGGGGCGGGCGTGGCGAACCCGAAAGAAAGTCGAAGTGATGCGTCGTGAGCAGCGGCGGTCGGAAAGCCGGATCGATCCCCGTGAGAAGCTCGAGCGCGAGCAGTTGGCAGCGGTCAATCAACAGGCACAGCGGTTGGCCGACGACGTCCAAGGTGGCTACAGTCGGGCGGTCATCGCGAAGCGGATCGCCAGCCGCGTCCTCAAGGGTGCGGACATGTTCGAGGCCGTGATGGAGACAAAAGAAGAGCTGCTCGACGAGGCAGGAACGATCGTCCCGATCGGCAAACTCGAGGAGATCAATCGCGGTGAGGTCAGTGTCGAAGGGTGCGTGATCGAACTGTGGGAGCCTGCCTGCTCGAGTCAGCAGCAGGTTGGGCTAATCGAAGATGAGACGGGACGAACGAAGTTCACCGTCTGGAAGAAGAGCAAGCAGCCGCTGGTCGACGAGGGCGAACGGGTGCGATTCAGGGCCGCAGCGAAGAACTGGTACAACGGTCGATGTTCGATCGCACTCACCCGGTGGTCACAGGTCGTCTTCCCAGAGCGTGACGCGTGGTGGGAATAG
- a CDS encoding GIY-YIG nuclease family protein, translating into MASTEKRRWRYATESELEDKIRSKTLPRVESALFDPVSSDCPNECLCHNVDERRIAELLKQFADGSLRTDAVYVLECRQRTVTEKVLREEFHLQTNRSWAHRAQEKERLLYVGVTQAAATRLKQHAAGRGRGANFSQIFPASRLLSVDWYGSTSEAYQAESITADVLDEATSDDVYVSQPG; encoded by the coding sequence GTGGCATCGACAGAAAAACGACGATGGCGGTATGCAACCGAATCCGAACTTGAAGATAAGATTCGGTCTAAAACCCTGCCAAGAGTTGAATCTGCGCTTTTTGATCCCGTTAGCTCTGATTGTCCAAATGAGTGTTTATGCCATAATGTCGACGAACGACGGATCGCAGAACTACTGAAACAGTTTGCCGATGGGTCACTCCGAACTGATGCGGTCTATGTCCTTGAGTGTCGCCAACGGACAGTCACTGAAAAAGTACTCCGCGAAGAATTCCATCTTCAAACGAATCGAAGCTGGGCACATCGAGCACAAGAAAAAGAGCGTCTTCTATATGTCGGTGTGACCCAAGCGGCTGCGACTCGATTAAAGCAACACGCTGCAGGTCGAGGGCGAGGGGCTAACTTCTCACAGATCTTCCCAGCTAGCCGGCTGCTTTCAGTTGATTGGTATGGTTCGACCTCTGAAGCTTATCAAGCTGAGTCAATCACAGCTGATGTCCTTGATGAAGCGACCAGTGATGATGTGTACGTATCGCAACCAGGGTAA
- a CDS encoding GIY-YIG nuclease family protein, with amino-acid sequence MSKAALWESWLEETLLQDLHSSEEPDPVPLFETTDNGLETSSELGSYKWGKNDGDYLYLIYLLEGSVTDAQSVVPVYVGESSNISSRIGQHSRKIRDSLPITEWEENDQWGGFSKYDQIAAVAERADDPLYVWIIDVDDLEYGPYGYETYRQELEAKLVGLVHAQSQYERIFANREFVPNQILHEIGKAGPEWVAEEITSGSVQSETYNPNTEAGLTTKAECWRAWVKEYILADIQSDTRSDPIPLFEVNDDLQVRTSDSEILQRSVEIDARIRREGQKCVTRNGIREEGCDGLLYVMYQLEEPASTATSADIVPRYIGKAEAYGKKRELSSNFTEIAYERNATRSFARWGDGNYWHVGELSMALTGKDERKQHWVEALFEPDSRTLSQQTYLWVYAWNSEADSSPHQTPATLAEVEALLIGTAYDAYPEYLLNKSGTPDDAPVKVETPTFAD; translated from the coding sequence ATGAGCAAAGCAGCGTTGTGGGAGTCATGGCTTGAGGAAACGCTCTTACAGGATCTCCATTCTTCTGAGGAACCAGATCCAGTTCCACTTTTCGAGACGACCGACAACGGACTCGAAACGAGCAGTGAGCTAGGGAGCTACAAGTGGGGAAAGAACGACGGTGACTACCTCTATCTCATATACCTCTTGGAGGGGTCAGTCACAGATGCACAAAGCGTGGTCCCGGTGTATGTGGGAGAATCAAGTAACATCAGCTCACGAATTGGGCAACACTCTCGAAAGATTCGCGATTCACTCCCCATCACAGAGTGGGAAGAGAACGACCAGTGGGGAGGCTTCTCGAAATACGATCAGATCGCAGCCGTTGCAGAACGTGCAGACGATCCGTTGTACGTCTGGATTATCGACGTCGACGATCTTGAGTACGGTCCATATGGCTATGAGACCTATCGCCAGGAACTCGAGGCAAAACTCGTTGGGTTGGTTCACGCACAGTCCCAGTACGAGCGCATCTTCGCCAATCGCGAGTTCGTTCCAAATCAGATTCTACACGAAATCGGAAAAGCGGGCCCCGAATGGGTAGCAGAGGAAATAACGTCTGGGTCTGTACAATCGGAGACTTACAATCCAAATACAGAGGCCGGTCTCACGACGAAAGCCGAGTGCTGGAGAGCATGGGTAAAAGAGTACATCTTAGCAGACATACAAAGCGATACGAGATCGGATCCAATTCCACTTTTCGAAGTGAACGACGATTTGCAGGTTCGAACAAGCGATAGTGAGATACTCCAGCGCTCTGTTGAGATCGATGCACGGATTCGCCGTGAAGGCCAAAAGTGTGTTACTCGAAACGGCATCCGTGAGGAGGGTTGCGACGGGTTGTTGTACGTGATGTACCAACTCGAGGAGCCTGCTTCGACTGCGACATCAGCTGATATTGTACCTCGCTACATCGGTAAGGCAGAAGCGTACGGAAAGAAGCGAGAACTCAGCTCGAATTTTACAGAAATCGCCTACGAACGGAACGCGACACGAAGCTTTGCACGATGGGGTGACGGAAACTATTGGCACGTTGGGGAACTCTCGATGGCACTCACCGGCAAAGACGAGCGCAAACAACACTGGGTAGAAGCGCTCTTCGAACCAGACTCACGAACATTGTCGCAACAGACCTACCTCTGGGTCTATGCTTGGAATAGTGAGGCAGACAGCAGTCCGCATCAAACACCCGCTACACTCGCAGAGGTCGAAGCATTGCTGATCGGGACAGCGTACGATGCGTACCCAGAATATCTCTTGAACAAGAGTGGGACACCAGACGACGCACCGGTCAAAGTGGAAACTCCAACGTTTGCTGACTAG
- a CDS encoding ArdC-like ssDNA-binding domain-containing protein, whose amino-acid sequence MVTSSSTRETFDDSDTRHDEMHSTIETWLEDLVEEVDDAVSSEQFREWLDVQSRFHDYSHRNTLLIKLQCPHAIKVAGYRTWQNEFDRHVKEGEKAIWIWAPIIARQCPECENSPSYHGRSDCEYDDTKPDEWEKGLVGFRPAPVFDVSQTEGEPLPELETEANGNADELVPALLEAATALEVDVDVVPPRAWSHGSAKGVCQYRLGKQPLVEIRDRENEADLAITLVHEYSHALLHGGSDTEDERSKRELEAEAVGYIVGRYFELDTSGSAFYLAAWEGDEPETILDRLERISSTAQEIIDIVEEEMVDV is encoded by the coding sequence ATGGTTACGAGCAGTAGCACCCGGGAAACGTTCGACGATTCGGATACCCGGCACGACGAGATGCACAGTACGATCGAAACATGGCTTGAGGACCTCGTTGAGGAGGTTGACGACGCTGTTTCGAGCGAGCAATTCAGAGAGTGGCTCGACGTCCAGAGTCGATTCCACGACTACTCTCACCGGAACACTTTGTTGATAAAGTTACAATGTCCACACGCGATCAAGGTCGCCGGCTATCGAACGTGGCAAAACGAGTTCGACCGGCATGTGAAAGAGGGTGAGAAGGCGATCTGGATCTGGGCACCGATCATCGCGAGACAGTGCCCTGAATGCGAGAATTCACCATCATACCACGGACGGAGTGACTGCGAGTACGATGACACTAAACCCGACGAGTGGGAGAAGGGACTCGTAGGCTTTCGGCCAGCGCCGGTCTTCGATGTATCGCAGACTGAGGGAGAACCACTTCCGGAACTCGAGACAGAGGCAAACGGTAATGCCGATGAACTGGTGCCAGCACTCCTCGAGGCGGCGACCGCACTTGAGGTAGATGTAGATGTCGTCCCTCCTCGGGCGTGGTCTCATGGCAGCGCCAAGGGCGTCTGTCAGTATCGTCTGGGGAAGCAGCCACTCGTAGAAATCCGTGATCGTGAAAACGAGGCCGATCTTGCCATCACACTCGTTCACGAGTACAGTCACGCGCTGTTGCACGGTGGTTCCGATACTGAAGACGAACGATCGAAACGCGAGCTCGAGGCCGAAGCCGTTGGCTACATCGTCGGTCGATATTTTGAGCTGGACACGAGTGGGTCAGCGTTCTACCTCGCTGCGTGGGAAGGTGACGAACCGGAGACGATCCTCGATCGACTCGAGCGCATTAGCTCGACTGCTCAAGAGATCATCGACATCGTCGAGGAGGAAATGGTCGATGTATGA